TATCAATATCCTGTAGAAGAAATGAACAAAACTAAACGATTGCTTGAAGAAAAAACAGAGAAAATAAATGGTATGGTAACTTTACACCATCCAGATGAAAATGCTTATGAGTTAGAAATTATACTTCCTGAAAATCAACAAGGGACCCTCTATCTTTTGGCAAATAAAGAGCAGACTCGCTACTTAAAAGTTGATTTTGACTCAAAACAAGGTCTTGTTGAAGTAGACCGCACGAATGTAGGGATTGAAAAAATTAACGAAACAAAATCAACACGTCAAAGTAAACTCCTTCCAAACAAAGAGCTGAAGATGAATATCTTCGTTGATACCTCATCCGTAGAAATCTTTTTTAATGATGGCATGAAAGTATTATCGAGTCTTGCTTTCCCAGAAAAAGAAGATACATTTATCTTTTTGGAAATGAAAGAAAGTCATGTGAGTACGCGCTTTTTTAAAATTGAATAGAAGATTACAAATAGAGACAAGCTCCAAAATTCGGAGCTTGTTTCTATTTTTTTCTTCGAACGTAGCATTACTGCTCGTCGTCATTCATTTCTTTAGGAAATGTGTATGATACAGCTCATAAAAAAGTTCTGTACTATACAAACCTCCCCAAATCCCTATAAACCACCCCAAAAAAATGCAAAACAAGCAGCCTCACATGGAGGGCTGCTTGTTCTAAACTCTCTACTAATTTATTCTTCTTCAATTAAAACGGGAGCTTTTTTGTAGACTAGGGGATTATAAGTTCAGCCATCAATGTCTAGCTCCCAAGTCCTGACCTAGTGAAAAAAAGATAAATTTGCCCCATTGCGCGCTTCGCTGCTCATTCAGGGTCAAATTTCCTATTTTTTCATAGGCCAAGGCGGACTTGTCCGCTTTTCTTATGACTGTCATTTCTTATCCACTGTTGTGCAGTTTTTGACATCGTTAAAATGTGTCTAAGATTTGAATAAAAACCAATAAATTATACGAAGGCGCATGTTCTATTCACAATCCTTTTTGTAATGAAGTTGTTTTAATATGCTTTGTTTATGATTAGGAAAAGATTGTGATTTTTTATAATAATCAACTATTTAAAGGGATAAAATGGAATGAGAAGAAATTTTAGTTTAGTCAAGATTCAGTTGTATCTACAACCACTTATTCATGTGAAGACGGAGTGGCCGTTGGTATAAATCACGTAATGATTTATACCAAACAAGCGGGTGATTTAATTGCAAATGAAACAATAATGGGGTCTTACCAGGTTAATGATCGCCCGAAACTATACTACAAATATAAAAAATAATAGTGAGAAATGCTCATTTCTGCGGATTTATTAATAAAGGGGGCTTTTATAATGGGAAAACCAGAATTACTGACTTATTTAGAAGCATTGTCAAACCGACAAAATTGCGCTACTGATCTGCAAAATGAGCGAAGAGCCGTACAAAAAGGATACGAGGCGGAATTTGAAACTTATCTCGATTTAATGGCTCAAAACTTTCCAGCTATTATTCTGCATGATGTTTTATTGAGGAAAAGCGGCACCGTTCAAATTGACCTCATTGTGATCACGAGTCACCATATCCGGCTGTTAGAAATTAAAAATGTTGAAGGAACCTTTCACCACCGAAATGACAATTTCTATAAAGGCACTTACAAAATGGAACGCAATTTTCTGCTGCGCTCAAAAAACGCCTTCGATGTGATGGACAGCATATTGCGCGACCACCGCATCAATCTAGCATTGGAACGGAAAGTTATTTTTATGAATTGGAACGCCACACTTTACGGACACGATCCCCAATTCCCTATACTGATGCGCCCACAATGGCAAGGCTATTTAGAAGAAATGGAAAAAAGTGCGGGTGCGCTGACCGACTATCATACTGCCATCGCAAAAATTATTTTAGACAGCCGACCTCAAACCAATCCCTATCAATCCAAATATGACTTCACCTATGAAGAACTTGAAAAGGGGATTTGGTGCTCCGATTGTATGGGCAATAAAATGACAGATAAGCACCGCTATCTGGTATGCCCAAAATGTAGAAAGGTTGAAGCCAAGTTGGCTGGCGCACGTCGCATGTTGGCAGATTATGTCCTGCTTTTTCCAGAAAGACGACTAACTGCAGGAGTCTTGCAGGATTGGTGCGGCGGGATGGTGGGTGAAACAGCAGCTCGCAAGCTAGTTAAGCAATTTAAAGCACAAAACCGCTTTTGAAAGCTGTTTTTCATTTGCAAAGGAGGAAATAGGCAGATAAACCTCCTTTGCAAATCGTTTTCCATTTTCAAAAACCGAAAAGGCGGCTATTTCCTCCTTTGAAAGCTATTTATCGTTTTCAAAGACCACTTTTACCGATATACACCTAATAAAATTGAAGAAGAGGTGCGGATATGGCTAAAATAATCTTCAAAATTGCAGCGGCAACACTGGGAGCTACTATCGTAGCCTTCAAACGGTCGCCGAAACCAGCAGCGCGGCTGATTCATCGGCTATTTGACAAACCATTAACCATTACAGACCAGCTAGCCTACGAACAGGCACAACAAAAAGTTACCGTTATACAAAATACACCTTACCAAACTACATACGAGCGCAATGTCTTCGACCTCTATTATCCGACTGACACCACCAATCCGGTAGCTGTTTTATTTTGGGTTCATGGCGGCGGTTACGTCGGCGGCGACAAGACCGATGTCACCGAATTTGCCACTCGGATTGCGGCCGACACCAATATAGCCGTTGTCGCTATGAATTATAGTTTTGCGCCCAAGTCCATTTATCCCGGCCAGCTCCACCAGCTCGACGATGTCGTCCATTTTTTTATGAAAAACAAAGCAGATTACCCCATGCTAAATATGGCTAATTTATACTTTGGAGGAGACTCTGCCGGCGCACAAATTGCCTTTCAATATGTCACTGTGCAAACGAACCCTGACTATCACATTGGTTTTAGCCAAACCGTACTGCCAAAAACCATTAAAGGCGCCATATCCTATTGCGGGCCGCTTGACTTAAAGCAAATGGTAGACGATCAATCGGATAGCTTCTTCTTAAAGTTTTTTGTCAAAACAGTGGCGTGGTCATTGATTGGAAAGAAAGACTGGCAAAGCTCACCGCAATTGTCGGAGGCATCCTTGGTTCATCACGTTACTGCTGATTTTCCAACCGCATTCATTTCAGATGGCAATGCGTTTTCTTTTCCTAAACAAGGGATGGCCATGGTAGAAAAGTTAGAAGAATTAGGTGTGGAAGTCGATCGTTTGTTTTTCCAAGAGTCAGAAAAGGAAATTCCCCACGAATATCAGTTTGACTATGCGACAGATGAAGCGAAGCGATGCTATGAGCAGACGGTGGCGTTTCTTAACCGTAACTAGAAGCATTTCCTCCCCATAGTCCCGATTTGCGTGGTATAATAAGCAAGTGAATACAGAATATTGGAGGAACAAAACCATATGATTACATTGAAATCACCTCGCGAAATTGAAGCGATGGAAGAAGCAGGAAAAATTCTTGCTGATATTCATGTAGCCTTGCGTGACTTTATTAAGCCAGGCATGAATACAATGGAAATAAATAACTTTGTACAAAAACGCATTGAAGACGCTGGCGCAATCGCTGAGCAAATTGGCTATGAAGGCTATGAATTTGCAACCTGCATGAGCTTGAACGATGAAATTTGCCACGGTTTCCCAAGTAAAAAAGAAATCTTAAAAGATGGCGATTTACTAAAAGTCGATACAGTTGTTAATTACAAAGGAGCTATGGCTGATTCTTGCTGGTGCTATATTGTTGGTGAGTCAACAAATCCAGAAGTTGAGCGTTTACTAGAAGTGACAAAAAAAGCTTTATACCTAGGGATTGAACAAGCAATTCCAGGAAATCGTATTGGTGACATTGGTCATGCTATTCAAACTTACGTTGAAGCAGAAGGCTTCTCTGTTGTTCGTGAATTTATTGGACATGGTATTGGACCAACTATGCACGAAGGCCCATCTGTTCCACATTACGGTGAGGCAGGAAAGGGTCTGCGCTTAAAAGAAGGCATGACGATTACTATTGAGCCAATGGTTAATACGGGAACATGGAAATCTAAAATGGATAAAAACGGTTGGACTGCCCGCACACAAGATGGCGGATTGAGCTGCCAATTCGAACATACCATTGCGATTACTGCCGATGGACCAAAGATTTTGACATTACAAGACTAATCCATAAAAGCAACTTACTCTCACAGTAGGTTGCTTTTTTGTTATTTCTTAAGCTCTTGCAAAATAAAATCGAATGGACTACAATGGCAGTGATAGAAGTACCATTCAAAGACAACCAAGGTATGGAAGTTTGGTTAAATCCCAACACGGTCCCGCCACTGTAATCATACGTCACGTATGGAGTCAGATCTTTATCTTGGATTGCTAATATGCATGCGTTCGCTGTTTCGAGGTAAAGCAGTGTCGTTCGAGTCTATGTAATGGCGCATAGACTTTTTTTTGTACCCAAAACAGCTTCATTTTAGCAAAAAATGAAGGAATTCTATCGTCAGCAGTACGCGACTGCTGATGGGAACTGAACTTCAATGACGAAGACAAAACCATTGCCGGTTATTCAGTTCCTAATTTTTATCATAAAAAAATTAGGAGTGGAAAAAATGAAAAAATTTCTAGTATTGCTTGCAGCAGGATTTGTTTTAACAGGATGTTCAACAACAGATACGGCGGTAGAATCATCGAGTGAAGCGGCTGTTTCCTCGGTCGTGGAGGAAAGTATTAGTGTAACCATTCAAGTTTCAGTTGATGGCGAAGGTGTTGATGACTTAACAAAAACACTTGAAGTTGAAGAAGGCGCAATTCTTCTTGATGTGATGAAGGAACATTACGAGATTGAAGAAACAGATACCTTTATCAACACCATCAATGGCTACCAACAAGACGATGCCAACGGAAAATATTGGCTGTTTGATGTGAACGGTGAAATGGGAATGAAAGGCGCAAATGAAACGGAACTCCAAGAAGGAGACGTAATAGAATGGAAACTAGAAAAGATTTAACCAAAAAAATAAGTCATTTTACAGTAAAACGAATTGCCATGCTGTCGATTTTGACAGCTCTCTGCTATGTGGGACGAATTGTTTTTCAATTCTTACCCAACGTTCAACCGATGACAACCATTCTTTTGATTATTACTTTAACGTTAGGAGTGGCTGACGGCTTGATTGTGGCTATGGCATCACTCATCCTATCCAATATGGTTTTAGGAATGGGCCCGTGGATTTTTTATCAGATGCTGACTTATGCCATCATCATGATATTCACCGCCTTCGTCATTAAACCACTCTATGAAAAAAAGAAATCGAGACTGATTTTTATCATATATTCTTTTTTAAGTGGTATTCTGTTCGGTTTTATCATTTCTATTTTTTCAGCCAAACTATACGGTGTTTCTAGCTTTTGGGCTTACTATGTCGTTGGAATTCCCTTTGATTTGGTTCACGCAGCAGGCAATGCCGGCTTCTACATTATTCTAGAACCCATCATCGCCCCAATCATGTTAAAAAATAAAGATCGATTTCATTTAAACTGAGAAGCTGTTAGGCTTTCTCAGTTTTTTTGTATTTTTAAGAGGTTCAACAGCTAAACCAGCTCTGAACCTCTTAAAAATTGTGAAATCCAGAGGTTCAGTACCCAAAGTCAGTTTGAACCTCTTAAAAATTGTAAAATCCAGAGGTTCAAAGCTCAAACCCAGCCTGAACCTCTTTAAAACTGTAAAATCCAGAGGTTCACAGCCCAAAAACAGCCTGAACCTCTTTAAAACTGTAAAATCCAGAGGTTCACAGCCCAAAAACAGTCTGAACCTCTTTAAAACTGTAAAATTCAGAGGTTCAAAGCTCAAACCCATTCTGAACCTCTTTAAAACTGTAGAATCCAGAGGTTCAGCGCCTAAAAACAGTTTGAACCGCCACAAATAGCCAAATTCTTACACCATCTGTAAGTTTTATTCTCTCGCCGGCTCAAGTAAACTAAGAGTAACTTAAACGAGTACCCATTAAAGGAGAATAAACGATGGAAAAATTACTGAAAGTTGAAAACCTTGAAAAAATTTACGACAGCGACGGTAGCCCAACTAAGGCGCTAGCCGGCATTAGCTTTGACGTGATAAAGGGCGAATTTCTTGGCATCATGGGAGCGAGTGGGTCGGGTAAAACGACGCTACTCAACTGTATCGCTACTATTATCAAGCCCACATCCGGCCAAATCCTGCTCAACAATGACAATATTAGCGCCTTTTCAAGCAAAGATCTGTCCCATTACCGCGGCAACCGCATTGGCTATCTCTTCCAAGATTTCGAACTTTTGGACAACCTAACTGCAAAAGAAAACATTCTTCTGCCCTTAGCGATTCGAGGACTCGACGACAAGGAAGCAGAAGACAAGCTCCACCAAATCGCCAGCTACCTAGAAATTGACCACGTCCTTAACCAGTTTCCGTCTCAACTATCAGGTGGTCAGAAACAGCGTGTCGCTGCAGCCCGCTGCCTAGTACCAGAACCAGATATTATTCTGGCTGACGAACCGACCGGTGCACTCGATAGCAAGTCGGCCCGAACCTTGATGGAAAAACTCAAGGGTATGAATCGAGACAAGAACCACAACATCTTGATGGTCACACACGACGCCAATGCCGCTAGTTTTTGTTCGCGCATTTTATTTATTCAAGACGGGGTCATTTTCCATGAACTTCGCCACCAAGCTACTGAATCTCGCCAAGATTTTTATGACCGCATTTTACAGGTGATGGCGCAATTAGGAGGGGGGAGCGCCAATGTTCTTTAGGCTGATTTACCGAAACGCCAAGCGCAGTCGCCAGGAAAACCTCATTTATTTCGCCACCTTGGTGACTGCGGTGGCATCTTTTTATATGATTTTGTCGCTGGAGCGTCAGGACGTCATCCTCTACCTTCGTGACTTCGAGAGCATGGCCGTCGATCGCCTATTCGCACTCATGCCGATTCTCTACGGCATCGCGCTCTTTTTATTATTTTTCTTGGTGCTCTTCGCCAACCGCTACCAGTTAGACCGTCGTAGTAAAGAGTTCGGGATGTACCTTATGATGGGAATGCGCCAGCGCAAACTGTTCGCACTGCTCCTAGCAGAAGGGCTGCTCACATCATTATTTGCCTTAACCATTGGGACAGTCATCGGTGGTATTTTAGCTGAAATGATTAGTTTGGCGACTTCCCGCTTGATTGGGCAAGGGATTATCGATCATCAGCCTAGTTTTTCATTAATAGCAGTGGCTTATACGGCAGTTGGTTTTCTTTTCATTCAAGTCCTAGCTTTACTATTTTTATCAGTCCAATTGTTTAACCGTGAACTGCAACAACTATTAAATGGACAAGTTAGCAAAAAACAAGCATTAGGTACAACAAAAACAAATAGCCTCACCTTTGTGGCTGGACTAATCATTTTGATCGTGGCCTATTATTTGGCGCTACGTTATTTCTGGCTCGTCAATAATGTGATGATTAGTTTGTCGGTTATTTTAGGAATAATTGGAACCATTTTATTAATTCGCGGACTGGCTAGACTGCTTAATAGCCTTGCTATGAAAACCAAGCAAACACAAGGCTTACGGATTTTTACCTTAAGACAGTTACAAGAAAATATCGCCAACCGAGCTATTTCAGTGGCTGTTTCTTCATTATTAATGATGTTGTCAGTCATGTTTCTAGCAGAAGGTGCAGCCACCATTTTAAGTTCGGGTGACAATTTAAACCGCGACTCATCGGTCTACCATTTCACTCTTTTAGGGGACAATAAAGAAATCGAAAAGGTCCTCACGTCAGCTGAACTGGCGCCTTATGTAGATCACCTAAACCCACTGACATTAGGCTATAACCAAACAGCCGATCAAGTCGATTGGTCAGCTTTTAGAAAAGAAATCGTCGACCATTTGCCAGAAGGTGTGGTTGATCCGCAAGTGGCTGAACCGGGAGTTTACAACATTAGTACCGAAATACCGGAGATGGAAAATATTTTAGGATTAGTAGACAGCCAAATTGGCTATCTCATTACTGAATCTGGCTATAACCGGATTCTAGAAGCGTCCAATCAACCAACCATTCAATTGACGGATGACCAAGTGGCGCTCTATGTTAACCCAACAGTTGGCCATGCCAACCAGCCTGAACTTAATCAATTGTTAGTTGAAAACAAGGACCAGCCACTCCTTAAACTAGACGGCCAACAAATGAGAATCCTGCCCAATCTAGCAATGAAAGACCTCGTTACTGACCGGTCAATTACCATCATGGCAGCACTCGTTGTTAAAGACACTCGTTTCCAACAACTAGTCAAAGTAGAAAACAGGGAGACCTATTGGAACTTTAGGTTACCGCAAACGCTAATTGACCGAGACGGTTTGATGACGCCCATGAAAGAGGCCAACGACTTATTAAATGATAAAGGCTTTTACGTCGAGAGTTACCTTCAAAATTTTGGGCGCCATCTCTTTTACGTGGTCGCCGGCAGTTATACCATGCTCTACCTAGCATTCTTGTTTCTTGTCATAGGTTGTACGGTATTGGCCTTGCAGTTCTTGACCCAACTTAAGCAAACCAAATCGCGTTACAAAACGCTGTCCTTCCTCGGAGCCAAGGCTGACCAAATGCAGGATTCGCTGAAAAAACAAGTGGCTAGCTATTTCTTGTTCCCACTCATTCCGGCTATGGTGAGCGGCACGGTGGGGATTACAGCCATGAAAACCTACATCCGCTACAACGCTGACTTTTTACCAAGTATTTCTAACATGTTACCCTTTGTTTTAATGATGGTGGGGACCTTTCTTCTGGTACAATGGGGGTATGCATGGGCGGTTTATAAAACCGCGACACGTGATATCGCATAAGGGGGGATGGAAATGGCGATTATAGTGGTGGAAGACGATGTGATGGTACAGGAGGAATTGGTCCATCTTTTGAAGCGGGCAGGCTATCAGGCGACTGCGATTACCGACTTTAATACCGATGTGGCCAGCCAGCTGATTCAGGCATCACCCGATTTGGTGCTCTTAGATATTAATTTGCCCAACCAAACGGGTTTTGACATTTGCCGCACCCTCAAAACGAAGACTAATATCGCCGTTCTCGTGCTCACCTCCCGCAACCAACTGAGTGACGAGCTACATGCGCTCGATCTAGGTGCCGACGACTATATGACCAAACCCTTTCCAAAAGAAAAATTATTGGCTCGCCTTAAAAATTTGCTTCGGCGATACGAAACGACTCCAAACCTTTTAGATGGCGGTGGGTTTCAGTTGGATCCGGATAGTTATACGATGTATGTGGCCGGAAAATCTCAAGTTCTACCTCCCAATGAAGGGCGGATGCTCGCATTGTTATTAAAAACTCAAAACCAAGTCATTACCAAAGATCAGTTGAGCCGAGAGTTGTGGGGAACAGCAGATTTTATCGATGAAAATGCCCTTCAAGTCAATGTGACACGATTGCGAAAAACACTCCGCCAATGGGGACTAGCAGATCGATTAGAAACCGTTCGTGGTCAGGGTTATCGCTGGATAGAAAGAGAGGTTGAATGATGAAAAAAGACCTCTATGACAATCGCTATTGGTTGGTAGTGATTGGACTTTTGACCATGTTTTTTATTTTCCTAGCGTGGATTGCGTATCCAGAAAGTTTTTGGCTATTGATTAGCTTGATGATTATAGTGAGTGTGGTGTTAACGGCAGTGCCCTTGCTCCTAAATCGTCGGCAGAAGGACAGGCTGGATCCAGTTTATCGGTCCTTTTTAATCGAACCTGATATGGAAAAAGAAGCTGAACTGCGTGCTCTTGTGCCGAAGTCGGAAGTGGATCGATTGAGAATGCTAGGGGACTTGTTGCGGGAAAAGGCGGATGAGTTGAACCGCCAAGACTTGCAGATTAGGGACTACCAGACCTACATTGAAGAATGGGTGCATGAAATCAAAAAGCCGATTTCCTTGATGAGTTTGGTTTTGGATAATCGTGATGATGAGATGTCCACATTGGTTCATCTGCGGATGACTCGTGCTCGCAATGATATCCAAAGTGATGTGGAAAAGATTTTATATTTCGCACGTTTATCGACAGCCCACCGCGATTATTTGTTTCAGCCAATGAGCTTGGTTAAGGTGTGTCAAGAGGCGATTGTCGATCATCAGTCCTTGCTGGATGAAGCGGGATTTGAAGTGGCTTTGGTTGGGGCGGAAGAAGTTTTTGTGGTGAGCGACCGCCATCATGTCTTGTTTATCCTCAGCCAGCTGATTCATAATGCTAGTAAATATGCACGGATTGGCGAGAGTCAGCCCAAACTAGATTTAACGGTCGAAGCAGGTGAGACCATTCAGTTAATCATTAGCGATAACGGCCCAGGTATACCTCAAGAAGATTTGCCATTTATTTTCGATAAAGGCTTCACCGGTGGAAAAGCCAAAGCAACGGGCATGGGACTCTACCTGGTCCAACAAATCGCCCAAGATTTAAAAGTTACTGTCAGCGCTAGCCGCTCAAATAGCAGCGGACTAGCCATTATACTTGAATTTCCAATAATCAATTAAAGCAGACAGCTATGTGGCTGCCTGCTTTTGTGCGTTTAAATGAGTGAAGTAGAAGTTGAAAGCCAAAAATCACATTCAACTTCCACCTTAGCCAGTCCACAACCCCTGAAACCTCCTTTGTAAGCCAAAAACCATTTTCAAAAGCGGAAAA
This genomic interval from Jeotgalibaca arthritidis contains the following:
- a CDS encoding response regulator transcription factor; translated protein: MAIIVVEDDVMVQEELVHLLKRAGYQATAITDFNTDVASQLIQASPDLVLLDINLPNQTGFDICRTLKTKTNIAVLVLTSRNQLSDELHALDLGADDYMTKPFPKEKLLARLKNLLRRYETTPNLLDGGGFQLDPDSYTMYVAGKSQVLPPNEGRMLALLLKTQNQVITKDQLSRELWGTADFIDENALQVNVTRLRKTLRQWGLADRLETVRGQGYRWIEREVE
- a CDS encoding DUF4430 domain-containing protein; protein product: MKKFLVLLAAGFVLTGCSTTDTAVESSSEAAVSSVVEESISVTIQVSVDGEGVDDLTKTLEVEEGAILLDVMKEHYEIEETDTFINTINGYQQDDANGKYWLFDVNGEMGMKGANETELQEGDVIEWKLEKI
- a CDS encoding alpha/beta hydrolase, which encodes MAKIIFKIAAATLGATIVAFKRSPKPAARLIHRLFDKPLTITDQLAYEQAQQKVTVIQNTPYQTTYERNVFDLYYPTDTTNPVAVLFWVHGGGYVGGDKTDVTEFATRIAADTNIAVVAMNYSFAPKSIYPGQLHQLDDVVHFFMKNKADYPMLNMANLYFGGDSAGAQIAFQYVTVQTNPDYHIGFSQTVLPKTIKGAISYCGPLDLKQMVDDQSDSFFLKFFVKTVAWSLIGKKDWQSSPQLSEASLVHHVTADFPTAFISDGNAFSFPKQGMAMVEKLEELGVEVDRLFFQESEKEIPHEYQFDYATDEAKRCYEQTVAFLNRN
- a CDS encoding FtsX-like permease family protein, whose protein sequence is MFFRLIYRNAKRSRQENLIYFATLVTAVASFYMILSLERQDVILYLRDFESMAVDRLFALMPILYGIALFLLFFLVLFANRYQLDRRSKEFGMYLMMGMRQRKLFALLLAEGLLTSLFALTIGTVIGGILAEMISLATSRLIGQGIIDHQPSFSLIAVAYTAVGFLFIQVLALLFLSVQLFNRELQQLLNGQVSKKQALGTTKTNSLTFVAGLIILIVAYYLALRYFWLVNNVMISLSVILGIIGTILLIRGLARLLNSLAMKTKQTQGLRIFTLRQLQENIANRAISVAVSSLLMMLSVMFLAEGAATILSSGDNLNRDSSVYHFTLLGDNKEIEKVLTSAELAPYVDHLNPLTLGYNQTADQVDWSAFRKEIVDHLPEGVVDPQVAEPGVYNISTEIPEMENILGLVDSQIGYLITESGYNRILEASNQPTIQLTDDQVALYVNPTVGHANQPELNQLLVENKDQPLLKLDGQQMRILPNLAMKDLVTDRSITIMAALVVKDTRFQQLVKVENRETYWNFRLPQTLIDRDGLMTPMKEANDLLNDKGFYVESYLQNFGRHLFYVVAGSYTMLYLAFLFLVIGCTVLALQFLTQLKQTKSRYKTLSFLGAKADQMQDSLKKQVASYFLFPLIPAMVSGTVGITAMKTYIRYNADFLPSISNMLPFVLMMVGTFLLVQWGYAWAVYKTATRDIA
- a CDS encoding ECF transporter S component, with amino-acid sequence METRKDLTKKISHFTVKRIAMLSILTALCYVGRIVFQFLPNVQPMTTILLIITLTLGVADGLIVAMASLILSNMVLGMGPWIFYQMLTYAIIMIFTAFVIKPLYEKKKSRLIFIIYSFLSGILFGFIISIFSAKLYGVSSFWAYYVVGIPFDLVHAAGNAGFYIILEPIIAPIMLKNKDRFHLN
- a CDS encoding nuclease-related domain-containing protein, translated to MGKPELLTYLEALSNRQNCATDLQNERRAVQKGYEAEFETYLDLMAQNFPAIILHDVLLRKSGTVQIDLIVITSHHIRLLEIKNVEGTFHHRNDNFYKGTYKMERNFLLRSKNAFDVMDSILRDHRINLALERKVIFMNWNATLYGHDPQFPILMRPQWQGYLEEMEKSAGALTDYHTAIAKIILDSRPQTNPYQSKYDFTYEELEKGIWCSDCMGNKMTDKHRYLVCPKCRKVEAKLAGARRMLADYVLLFPERRLTAGVLQDWCGGMVGETAARKLVKQFKAQNRF
- the map gene encoding type I methionyl aminopeptidase; the protein is MITLKSPREIEAMEEAGKILADIHVALRDFIKPGMNTMEINNFVQKRIEDAGAIAEQIGYEGYEFATCMSLNDEICHGFPSKKEILKDGDLLKVDTVVNYKGAMADSCWCYIVGESTNPEVERLLEVTKKALYLGIEQAIPGNRIGDIGHAIQTYVEAEGFSVVREFIGHGIGPTMHEGPSVPHYGEAGKGLRLKEGMTITIEPMVNTGTWKSKMDKNGWTARTQDGGLSCQFEHTIAITADGPKILTLQD
- a CDS encoding ABC transporter ATP-binding protein gives rise to the protein MEKLLKVENLEKIYDSDGSPTKALAGISFDVIKGEFLGIMGASGSGKTTLLNCIATIIKPTSGQILLNNDNISAFSSKDLSHYRGNRIGYLFQDFELLDNLTAKENILLPLAIRGLDDKEAEDKLHQIASYLEIDHVLNQFPSQLSGGQKQRVAAARCLVPEPDIILADEPTGALDSKSARTLMEKLKGMNRDKNHNILMVTHDANAASFCSRILFIQDGVIFHELRHQATESRQDFYDRILQVMAQLGGGSANVL
- a CDS encoding sensor histidine kinase, with the protein product MMKKDLYDNRYWLVVIGLLTMFFIFLAWIAYPESFWLLISLMIIVSVVLTAVPLLLNRRQKDRLDPVYRSFLIEPDMEKEAELRALVPKSEVDRLRMLGDLLREKADELNRQDLQIRDYQTYIEEWVHEIKKPISLMSLVLDNRDDEMSTLVHLRMTRARNDIQSDVEKILYFARLSTAHRDYLFQPMSLVKVCQEAIVDHQSLLDEAGFEVALVGAEEVFVVSDRHHVLFILSQLIHNASKYARIGESQPKLDLTVEAGETIQLIISDNGPGIPQEDLPFIFDKGFTGGKAKATGMGLYLVQQIAQDLKVTVSASRSNSSGLAIILEFPIIN